The Arachis ipaensis cultivar K30076 chromosome B10, Araip1.1, whole genome shotgun sequence DNA window taaagtggggttaatactcaaaatggtcCTTAAAATTTGACCCCAACGCAATTTAGTCCTCAAACTTTCAATTACCTCAAATTGTACCCTGAAATTTTGACACATGCCTCAATTTGACCCTTCCGTCGTTTCCCGTCATCGAAAAGCTGATCTGGCGAATTTCAGGGGCCATCTGATCaacatttttttttcagttttaccCTTCTTTTATACCTACCACCACTATTATCATCacactactctctctctctctctctctctctctctctctctctcacaacaCTCTGAAACCATCACTGGCCAAATAAGCCATTGGAACTAAGAGTCGAATACATCACTATatcaaaaaaagaataaaaaaaagttttaagcTTTATTTTCCCAATCTTCACCCTAATTTGTTCAGATAATAAAATCAAgttcaatttttttcttattttttgatTCTGGGACAAAGAATGAATgggttgaaagaaaaattgttgaGGAAGCTGAAATCAATCAAGCCAATTGGGTCTCAGATAAGATCAAATCCTTCAAGTGAAAGTATTAGTACGTTGATTTTTTCCAAAAGATTCCAACTAGGTCTCAGGTACAATCAAATCCTTCAAGTGAAAGTATTAGTACGTTGATTTTTTCCAAAAGATTCCAACTTTTAATCTAAGTTCCCTCTTTATTTTCCGAAAAATGTTCCCAAGAAAATAATTGTTGTCCACCCTTTCTAGAGAACTTTGCTACAATGAATTTTTATGGTGGCCAATTCAATTAAAAAGAATCAGAATCCCATGACGCCAAAAAAAGAGGGTTAAGTCTTAAGAGTCTAATTTCAGAAAGTGGGTTTAAGTCTCGTCGATGCTGTGCGCACATGGTGTTGCTGTAGGCCAAGTTGAAAGCTTTTCACACTTGTTCACTCAGCACTATACAGATCAGAGTCACCCAAAATTTTCTAGCACAAGCAGCGGAAGATCAGAAGAGGAGTGGAGGCAGACGGCCAACTCGAGCGCTGCGATGGCGAAGAAGAACTAGAATACGCAGAGCTAGAGCAGAGACAGATGCTAACCCACAATTGTGACGGCGACGATGACTCAGAGGCAGAAGCAGAGGATGGCGAAGGCTAATGGAATAAAAAAAGCACGAGAAAGAGGCAGATCCAGAAGACATGCTAGAGCTATCTGAGGCTTGATCCTGCTCCCCAATTCACCAGAAACACAATGATTTAGAAGAAATGaagttgttagtttttttttttttcaaattattggGGGCTAAATTGATGTATACAAAAATTTTGCCATGTCAGCTTTTCAGTGATGGAAGTAGACGGAAGGACCAATTTGAACTACGTCTTAAAATTTCAAGGTACAATTTGAGTCAATTAGTAATTTGAGGGTTAAATTAAGTTGGGAGTCAAATTTCAGTagtcattttgagtattaactagGATAAAGTGTGATCACTCATTCTTAAATGAATtttctcttatatttttttttggtctcatctaaaaaataaataatgaaaaattacACTTTAcactctaaaataaaatttaaaatttagagaattcaaattcatatatataaaagtatgattttgtatttagttttcaattttcatgtTGATTTATAACGTTGGAGAGCACAAAACATAGATTATTGCAGCAAATGTTAGTCATTAGTGACGGAGAGAGAGGCTCCTCTCTAGTCTATAGCAGCAGTGATTCACCCTTTCCCTTTACCCTCTTCACTTATTCTACGCGCATCGCATaatatctttctctctctctctctctaatcttAATCTCGAATATATGTAGAGACAAAAGCAAAGCCGTGGATCTGCCTCCGACACCCACCCATTTCCACTTGCATCTCCTCCTCACAACTCCTTCCTTCCTCCCTCCCTCTCTTCCCTAACCACCAAATCCCTTCAAATCTCCAACCCCATCTCACACCCACTTCCACACTTCTTCCCTTTCTTTCCATCTCTCAACAAATAATTAAAACcctaatctctctctctctctctccaccaaAACAATGTCATCCCTGCGCGCAGATCTACCCTGTCGGATCTACCCGGAGCCCGATTCCATCGAGATCGACCACTTCGACCGCCTCCCCGACTCCCTCCTCCTCCTCGTCTTCAACAAGATCGGCGACGTCAAAGCCCTAGGCCGATGCTGCGTCGTTTCCAGAAGGTTCCATTCCCTCGTCCCACAGGTTGAAAACGTCGTCGTTCGCGTCGATTGCGTCATCTCCGACGACGATTCTTCTTCCTCCGCCGCCGCCTCCGACAAATCCCGCGGCCCCTTCTCCAACCTCTTCCGCTTAGTCTTCGGCGGCATCGTCAAGCCTCTTCAAGCCCTGGGCCAGTTCCTGGGCCCAAAACGGGCCTCATCCTCTTTGGGCTCTTCATCCGGCCCAGGTCCATCGTCTTCGGCGTCTTCCTCGCTTGCCGTGGGCAGCGAGGACGACGGCGATGCCGATCAGGGAGGCGTTACCCACCACTCACCGACACAAGTCCTCAAGAACTTCAACGAGATTCGCCTCCTTCGGATCGAGCTCCCAAGCGGTGAATTAGGGATCGAAGACGGAGTACTCCTTAAGTGGAGGGCAGATTTCGGCTCAACCCTTGACAATTGCGTGATCCTCGGAGCTTCCTCTGTAATTCAGGCTAAATCATGCGACAATGTCGCTTCTGAAGTTGTTGGCGGCAACAATGGCGAAGACAACGGAAGCATTCCCGATTCGTTCTACACAAACGGAGGGTTGAAGCTTCGCGTGGTTTGGACCATAAGCTCTTTGATCGCGGCGTCCGCGCGGCATTACCTTCTTCAGCCGATAATTTCGGAGCATAGGACATTGGACAGTTTGGTTCTGACCGATGCCGATGGTCAGGGAGTGTTGTATATGAACAGGGATCAGCTTGAGGAGCTGAGAGTGAAGCCCCTTTCGGCTTCTTCGGCTTCCAAGAGGACCCTTGTTCCGGCGTTGAACATGAGGCTGTGGTATGCGCCGCACTTGGAGCTGCCTGATGGGGTTGTTTTGAAGGGCGCCACGCTTGTCGCCATT harbors:
- the LOC107623051 gene encoding F-box protein At5g46170, producing MSSLRADLPCRIYPEPDSIEIDHFDRLPDSLLLLVFNKIGDVKALGRCCVVSRRFHSLVPQVENVVVRVDCVISDDDSSSSAAASDKSRGPFSNLFRLVFGGIVKPLQALGQFLGPKRASSSLGSSSGPGPSSSASSSLAVGSEDDGDADQGGVTHHSPTQVLKNFNEIRLLRIELPSGELGIEDGVLLKWRADFGSTLDNCVILGASSVIQAKSCDNVASEVVGGNNGEDNGSIPDSFYTNGGLKLRVVWTISSLIAASARHYLLQPIISEHRTLDSLVLTDADGQGVLYMNRDQLEELRVKPLSASSASKRTLVPALNMRLWYAPHLELPDGVVLKGATLVAIRPSEQSPAPAAKKENSDVSWVSTAFEEPYRTAARMLVKRRTYCLEMNSF